The following are encoded in a window of Phaseolus vulgaris cultivar G19833 chromosome 3, P. vulgaris v2.0, whole genome shotgun sequence genomic DNA:
- the LOC137807478 gene encoding protein PGR: MDWFFQLLVSVFIAFLIAFRAHKKKSLSNSGAIAGFFVMALHFFVGYRFGAVLLAFFFSSSTLTKIGEDRKRTLDPEFKEGGQRNWIQVLANSGIASVLIVAIWVLTEGQDKCLNSKDSPLITALIGAVIGHYSCCNGDTWSSELGILSEDKPRLITTFKHVKKGTNGGVTKTGILAAAAAGSVIGLSFVLLGFSTTRCESSTVLKQLLVLPIATLAGLFGSLIDSLLGATLQFSGICSVRRKVVGKPGPTVKRISGANVLDNNAVNFVSILLTSFFTAIACWYIF, translated from the exons ATGGATTGGTTTTTTCAACTCCTTGTGTCTGTTTTCATTGCGTTCCTAATCGCATTCAGAGCTCACAAGAAGAAATCCCTCAGCAATTCTGGCGCTATTGCAGGGTTTTTCGTTATGGCTCTTCACTTTTTTGTGGGATACAG GTTTGGGGCTGTGCTGCTtgccttcttcttttcttcgTCCACTCTCACAAAGATTGGAGAGGATAGGAAGCGAACACTCGATCCTGAATTTAAAGAAGGTGGGCAAAGAAACTG gATACAAGTTCTGGCCAATAGTGGCATTGCCTCGGTTCTAATTGTAGCTATATGGGTGCTCACTGAAGGACAGGATAAATGCTTGAACTCTAAAGATTCACCTTTGATCACGGCTCTAATTGGTGCTGTTATCGGCCATTATTCCTGTTGCAATGGGGATACTTGGTCTTCGGAGCTTGGAATTCTCAGTGAAGATAAACCCCGTCTAATTACAACCTTCAAG CATGTGAAGAAAGGTACAAACGGTGGTGTGACAAAAACAGGAATTCTCGCAGCTGCAGCAGCTGGAAGCGTCATTGGATTGTCGTTTGTTCTTCTGGGTTTCTCAACTACAAGATGTGAGTCTAGTACAGTTCTTAAGCAACTACTGGTCTTACCCATTGCCACCCTTGCAGGACTATTTGGAAGTCTCATTGACTCTCTCTTGGGTGCAACACTACAATTCAGTGGAATTTGTTCTGTTCGCCGCAAG GTTGTTGGAAAGCCAGGACCAACAGTTAAAAGGATTTCTGGTGCCAACGTTCTTGACAACAACGCAGTGAACTTTGTATCAATACTGTTGACCTCATTTTTTACTGCAATCGCTTGTTGGTACATTTTCTGA